A genomic window from Pseudomonas leptonychotis includes:
- a CDS encoding methyl-accepting chemotaxis protein encodes MKNWTVRQRIIASFSVVVVILLLLSATAYYRLATVEQAATHVSTSAAPGMQQAGLMRLAWADHLMESQRLLMVGRDSVDGLSLNASERKAFAELSQRMDKTWAAYQGTINTEQDRLEAQNFLIKRDQYLALHAQLLELITSGRDLEASRLGRGELLSAWLEARAALTRLFELNQQYAEQSVQQIVTDVEVTKLSLVLAILIVMGVAALSSVSLQRAISQPITTVVDTFKVLGSGDLSARLAMGRRDEFNAIEEGFNSMADELKALVAQAQRSAVQMTTSITEIAATSRQQQATATETAATTTEIGATSREITATSRDLVRTMSEVSSTAEHTSVLAGSGQMGLARMEEVMRHVMGAADVVNAKLAILNEKAGNINHVVTTIVKVADQTNLLSLNAAIEAEKAGEYGRGFSVVATQVRRLADQTAVATYDIEQMVREIQSAVSAGVMGMDKFSEEVRRGNSEMAQVGDQLSQIIHQVQALAPRVQMVDEGMQAQATGAEQITQALVQLSEASGQTVDSLRQAGAAIDELNQVAGSLRSGVSRFKV; translated from the coding sequence GTGAAGAACTGGACTGTGCGGCAACGCATCATCGCGAGCTTTTCCGTTGTGGTCGTGATTCTTTTGCTGCTCTCTGCCACGGCCTATTACCGTTTGGCCACGGTCGAGCAGGCCGCCACGCATGTGAGTACATCGGCCGCGCCGGGCATGCAGCAAGCCGGTTTGATGCGCTTGGCCTGGGCTGATCACCTTATGGAAAGCCAGCGCCTGCTGATGGTTGGCCGCGATAGCGTGGACGGGCTGAGCCTCAATGCAAGTGAGCGCAAGGCGTTTGCGGAATTGTCTCAGCGGATGGACAAAACCTGGGCGGCCTACCAGGGCACCATCAACACTGAACAGGATCGTCTTGAAGCGCAGAATTTTTTAATTAAACGTGACCAGTATTTGGCGCTGCACGCGCAGTTACTTGAGCTGATTACATCGGGGCGCGACCTTGAAGCCTCACGCCTGGGTCGGGGCGAGTTGCTGTCAGCCTGGCTGGAGGCGCGGGCCGCCCTGACTCGACTGTTCGAGCTTAACCAACAGTATGCCGAGCAATCGGTGCAGCAAATTGTGACGGATGTCGAGGTGACCAAGTTGAGCCTGGTGCTGGCCATTCTCATTGTAATGGGCGTGGCGGCGCTGAGCTCGGTGAGCCTGCAGCGGGCGATTAGCCAGCCCATTACGACGGTGGTGGATACCTTTAAGGTGCTGGGTTCAGGAGACCTTTCGGCGCGCCTGGCCATGGGCCGACGTGATGAGTTCAACGCCATCGAGGAAGGGTTCAACAGCATGGCGGACGAGCTCAAGGCTCTGGTGGCCCAAGCGCAGCGTTCGGCCGTGCAGATGACCACGTCGATCACCGAGATTGCGGCCACGTCCAGGCAGCAGCAAGCCACCGCTACGGAAACGGCCGCTACGACGACCGAAATCGGCGCCACCTCGCGTGAAATTACCGCCACCTCGCGTGATCTGGTACGCACCATGAGTGAGGTGTCCAGTACGGCCGAACACACCTCGGTGCTCGCCGGCTCTGGTCAGATGGGCCTGGCCCGCATGGAAGAGGTGATGCGTCATGTAATGGGGGCGGCTGACGTGGTGAATGCCAAGCTGGCGATCCTCAATGAGAAAGCCGGCAACATCAATCATGTGGTGACCACCATCGTTAAAGTGGCGGACCAGACCAACTTACTGTCCTTGAATGCGGCCATTGAAGCGGAAAAGGCCGGTGAGTACGGGCGTGGCTTCTCTGTAGTGGCAACCCAGGTTCGGCGTTTAGCCGACCAGACGGCTGTCGCCACCTATGACATCGAACAGATGGTGCGTGAAATCCAGTCGGCGGTGTCGGCGGGGGTTATGGGCATGGATAAATTCTCTGAAGAGGTGCGTCGCGGTAACAGTGAGATGGCCCAGGTGGGTGATCAGTTGTCGCAGATTATTCATCAGGTGCAGGCTCTGGCTCCCCGTGTACAGATGGTGGATGAGGGGATGCAAGCCCAAGCGACGGGGGCTGAACAGATTACTCAAGCCTTGGTGCAGTTGAGCGAAGCCAGCGGGCAAACGGTTGACTCGTTACGCCAAGCCGGCGCGGCCATTGATGAGTTGAATCAAGTGGCCGGTAGCCTGCGCAGCGGCGTCAGCCGATTCAAGGTCTGA
- a CDS encoding diguanylate cyclase domain-containing protein codes for MGSLRSRFALLIALLVAGLSWMLGSLIGQDASQRIRDEVGRDLAEVSFMMVDRLDRDMQNRAAMLQVIGKLRALSQPDDITEIRVLLDRLQTEFPSIAWIGYTDVKGTVLASSDGVLEGASIAQRPVFLQAQKQVFIGDVHEAVLLAKLLPNPTGEAMKFVDISLPVFAADGSLVGVLASHLSWSWADEVRLAILEPIQKRRNVEFFVIGQDRTVLLAPKEMIGQRLHLPALNEVTQGKDLWAVQEWPDGKQYLTGLALSQGHMDYKGLGWTVIARQQLDEAYAPARETRRYILLWGIGLAVLFALVGWLLAGYFTRPLRQIAEAADRLSAGEISMIPALKGTREIETLSDSIRHLVDSLTRHQTALGVMENLAHHDALTGLPNRVALESYLPRAQQRSQANSNCLALFYLDLDGFKPINDQFGHAAGDLVLREVAIRLRGCLREGDLVARLGGDEFLMVLQVPGGEALAQAQLVAERTLGALNAPIDLGNHQVKVGCSIGGALWPLDTSNLSEALELADRALYRAKHTGKHCAVFHAASKR; via the coding sequence ATGGGTAGCCTACGCAGCCGCTTTGCTCTTTTGATTGCCTTGTTAGTAGCAGGGCTGAGCTGGATGCTCGGTAGCCTGATTGGCCAGGACGCTAGCCAACGCATCCGCGATGAAGTCGGCCGGGACCTCGCTGAAGTGTCATTTATGATGGTTGATCGCCTGGACCGCGACATGCAAAACCGCGCCGCGATGTTGCAGGTGATTGGCAAGCTGCGCGCACTCAGCCAACCGGACGATATTACTGAGATCCGTGTGCTGCTCGACCGCTTGCAAACCGAGTTCCCCAGCATCGCCTGGATTGGTTATACCGACGTCAAAGGTACGGTACTGGCCTCCAGCGATGGCGTGCTCGAAGGCGCCAGCATCGCCCAGCGCCCGGTGTTTCTCCAAGCGCAGAAACAAGTGTTTATCGGCGACGTTCATGAAGCCGTACTACTGGCCAAACTGCTGCCTAACCCAACGGGCGAGGCGATGAAATTTGTCGACATCAGCCTGCCGGTGTTTGCCGCCGATGGCAGCCTGGTCGGCGTGCTGGCCTCGCACCTCTCTTGGTCCTGGGCGGACGAAGTGCGCCTGGCCATTCTTGAGCCGATCCAGAAGCGTCGCAATGTCGAGTTCTTCGTGATCGGCCAGGACCGCACCGTGCTACTCGCGCCTAAGGAGATGATCGGCCAGCGCCTGCACCTGCCAGCACTCAACGAGGTGACGCAAGGCAAAGACCTCTGGGCCGTGCAGGAATGGCCGGACGGCAAGCAGTACCTGACGGGACTGGCGCTGAGCCAAGGCCATATGGACTACAAAGGCCTGGGCTGGACGGTGATCGCTCGCCAGCAACTAGATGAAGCCTACGCCCCGGCGCGCGAAACAAGGCGCTACATTCTGCTGTGGGGCATTGGCCTGGCGGTATTATTTGCGCTGGTCGGCTGGCTTTTGGCCGGCTATTTCACCCGCCCATTGCGCCAGATCGCCGAAGCGGCGGACCGTCTCAGCGCCGGTGAAATCAGCATGATCCCCGCGCTAAAAGGGACCCGCGAGATCGAGACCCTCAGCGATTCAATTCGGCACCTGGTGGACAGCCTGACGCGCCACCAAACAGCCTTGGGGGTTATGGAAAATCTCGCCCATCATGACGCACTCACAGGCTTACCCAACCGCGTCGCACTGGAAAGCTATCTGCCGCGTGCACAACAACGCAGCCAGGCCAATAGCAATTGCCTGGCGTTGTTCTACCTAGATCTGGACGGCTTTAAACCCATCAATGACCAGTTTGGCCACGCCGCAGGTGATTTGGTGCTGCGCGAAGTGGCCATCCGCCTGCGCGGCTGCCTGCGTGAAGGTGATCTGGTCGCACGGCTTGGAGGCGATGAGTTCTTGATGGTGCTCCAGGTACCCGGTGGCGAGGCGTTAGCCCAAGCTCAGCTGGTGGCTGAGCGCACCCTGGGAGCGCTGAATGCGCCCATCGACCTGGGCAACCATCAGGTTAAGGTCGGCTGCAGCATTGGCGGCGCGCTCTGGCCATTAGACACTAGCAACCTAAGCGAGGCGCTGGAACTGGCTGATAGGGCCTTGTACCGCGCCAAACATACCGGCAAGCATTGCGCGGTGTTCCATGCAGCCAGCAAACGCTAA
- a CDS encoding tellurite resistance TerB family protein, giving the protein MITRGLLDQLLKSGQDLLQQKSGGGSTGGLGGSLGGLLGGAGQGGKGGDLGTLLKGAGGGALAAGALGMLLGNKSARKMGGKALTYGGLAALGVVAYKAYGNWQAQQANAPQGEPQTLDRLPAPQAELHSQAILKALVGAAKADGHVDARERQLIEGELVKLTDDAELQHWLQAELNKPLDPAEIARAASTPEMAAEMYVASVLMVDEEHFMERAYLEELARQLKLDPALKTELEAQVRQELVAG; this is encoded by the coding sequence ATGATTACCCGTGGATTACTTGATCAGTTGTTGAAATCCGGCCAGGACCTGTTGCAACAGAAATCCGGCGGCGGCTCCACTGGCGGTCTCGGCGGCAGCCTAGGTGGTTTGCTTGGCGGTGCAGGCCAAGGTGGTAAGGGCGGGGATCTAGGCACTCTACTCAAAGGTGCCGGTGGTGGTGCGCTCGCCGCGGGTGCTCTGGGCATGCTGCTGGGTAACAAGAGTGCGCGCAAAATGGGCGGCAAAGCCCTGACCTATGGCGGTTTGGCTGCACTCGGTGTGGTCGCTTACAAAGCCTATGGTAACTGGCAGGCGCAGCAGGCCAATGCTCCGCAGGGCGAGCCGCAAACCCTGGATCGCTTGCCGGCGCCGCAGGCCGAGCTGCACAGCCAGGCGATTCTCAAGGCGCTGGTGGGTGCAGCTAAAGCCGATGGCCATGTCGATGCACGCGAGCGACAGTTGATTGAAGGCGAGCTGGTCAAACTCACTGACGATGCCGAATTACAGCATTGGTTGCAGGCCGAGCTGAATAAACCGCTGGATCCTGCCGAAATAGCTCGCGCAGCCAGTACGCCGGAAATGGCGGCGGAAATGTATGTGGCCAGCGTGCTGATGGTGGATGAGGAGCACTTTATGGAGCGTGCGTATCTGGAAGAGCTGGCCCGTCAGCTCAAGTTGGATCCAGCGCTAAAGACCGAGCTTGAGGCTCAGGTGCGCCAGGAGCTGGTGGCGGGCTAA
- a CDS encoding transglutaminase-like cysteine peptidase, with protein sequence MLRHTPLAAHRLLRCLLASCWLFSPVLVADAPATQRSALSAALSDTRLASWLNLLDHSAQDDERVQLERVNHFINRSVSFVSDQQAWGVEDYWATPAQTLSLGKGDCEDFAIAKYFSLVRMGVPSEKLRLTFVKALKQNQAHMVLAYYPSASEQPLILDNLDPRILPASERGDLLPVYSFNNHGVFLAKTPQRVSQPPEFLARWNELSERALADGSAAPSPQG encoded by the coding sequence ATGCTGCGACACACACCGCTTGCCGCCCACCGCCTACTTCGCTGCCTACTCGCGAGTTGCTGGCTGTTTAGCCCAGTGCTGGTGGCCGATGCACCGGCTACCCAGCGCAGTGCTTTGTCAGCAGCGCTCAGCGACACGCGCCTGGCCAGCTGGCTCAACCTGCTCGACCATTCAGCCCAGGATGACGAGCGCGTGCAACTGGAGCGGGTTAACCACTTCATCAATCGTTCGGTGAGTTTTGTCAGCGATCAGCAAGCCTGGGGCGTCGAGGATTACTGGGCCACGCCGGCGCAGACACTTAGCCTAGGCAAAGGTGACTGCGAAGATTTCGCCATCGCCAAATACTTCAGTTTGGTGCGCATGGGTGTGCCCAGCGAGAAACTGCGTCTGACCTTCGTCAAGGCACTCAAGCAGAACCAGGCGCATATGGTGCTGGCCTATTACCCCAGCGCCAGCGAGCAGCCGCTGATCCTCGACAACCTCGACCCGCGCATTCTCCCGGCCAGTGAGCGTGGCGATCTGTTGCCGGTGTATTCCTTTAATAACCACGGCGTGTTTCTGGCCAAAACGCCGCAACGCGTTAGCCAGCCGCCGGAGTTTCTGGCGCGTTGGAATGAACTGAGCGAACGCGCGCTGGCCGATGGTTCAGCCGCGCCCTCACCGCAGGGCTAA
- the recJ gene encoding single-stranded-DNA-specific exonuclease RecJ, translated as MRIEARPLPATLPDLGALPPLLTRLYAARGVQSAAELDKGLARLIPYQQLKGMSAAVDLLVLGLQQGQRMLIVGDFDADGATASTVGMLGLRMLGAAHVDYLVPNRFEYGYGLTPEIVAVALERQPQLLITVDNGISSVEGVAAAKAAGLTVVVTDHHLPGAELPAADAIVNPNQPGCEFPSKALAGVGVMFYVLLALRARLREMGWFNEQRPEPNLGELLDLVALGSVADVVPLDANNRILVHQGLARIRAGRARPGLRAILEVAGRDHRRITSTDLGFILGPRLNAAGRLDDMALGIECLLCDDEALARDMAVQLDQLNQDRKAIEQGMQREALAQLKDLPLEDMPFGLCLFEADWHQGVIGILASRMKERYHRPTIAFADAGDGVLKGSARSVPGFHIRDALDAVAAKHPQLISKFGGHAMAAGLSLPEAHFAEFAAAFDAEVRRQLCEDDLTGRLLSDGALSIEEFHLPLAKELRNAGPWGQHFPEPLFHGVFQLVQQRVVGERHLKVVLKSECGSVQLDGIAFGVDREIWPNPTVRWVELAYKLDVNEFRGQESVQLLIAHLSPR; from the coding sequence ATGCGCATCGAAGCCCGCCCGTTACCTGCCACCTTGCCCGACCTGGGCGCTCTGCCGCCGTTGTTGACTCGTTTGTATGCCGCTCGCGGCGTGCAGTCGGCTGCCGAGCTGGATAAGGGCTTGGCGCGCTTGATTCCGTATCAGCAACTGAAGGGCATGAGCGCGGCCGTCGATTTGTTGGTGCTGGGTTTGCAACAAGGTCAGCGCATGTTGATCGTCGGCGACTTCGATGCTGACGGCGCCACCGCCAGCACAGTGGGCATGCTCGGGCTGCGCATGCTCGGCGCCGCCCATGTCGATTATCTGGTGCCTAATCGCTTTGAATACGGCTATGGCCTGACTCCCGAGATCGTCGCGGTGGCGCTTGAGCGTCAGCCGCAGCTATTGATTACCGTGGATAACGGTATCTCCAGCGTCGAAGGCGTTGCGGCGGCCAAGGCCGCTGGCCTGACTGTGGTGGTGACCGATCACCACTTGCCGGGTGCCGAGTTGCCGGCGGCGGACGCCATCGTTAATCCCAACCAGCCCGGTTGTGAATTCCCGAGCAAGGCGCTGGCCGGGGTTGGGGTGATGTTCTATGTGCTGCTGGCCCTGCGTGCGCGCTTGCGCGAGATGGGGTGGTTCAATGAACAGCGCCCTGAGCCTAACTTGGGCGAGTTACTGGATCTGGTTGCTCTGGGCAGCGTTGCCGACGTGGTGCCGCTGGATGCCAATAACCGCATTCTGGTGCATCAGGGTTTGGCGCGGATTCGTGCCGGCCGGGCGCGGCCGGGCTTGCGCGCGATTCTCGAGGTGGCGGGGCGTGATCATCGGCGTATCACCTCCACTGATCTGGGTTTTATCCTCGGCCCACGATTGAATGCGGCGGGGCGTCTGGATGACATGGCGCTGGGCATCGAATGCCTGCTCTGTGATGACGAAGCCCTGGCCCGCGACATGGCGGTGCAGCTGGATCAGCTCAATCAGGACCGCAAGGCCATTGAGCAAGGCATGCAGCGTGAGGCGCTGGCCCAGCTCAAGGATCTGCCGCTGGAAGACATGCCCTTCGGTCTGTGCCTGTTCGAGGCCGATTGGCACCAAGGCGTGATCGGCATCCTTGCCTCGCGCATGAAGGAGCGGTATCACCGCCCGACCATCGCCTTTGCCGATGCCGGCGACGGCGTGCTGAAAGGTTCGGCGCGCTCGGTTCCTGGTTTTCATATCCGTGATGCGCTGGATGCGGTGGCGGCCAAGCATCCGCAGCTGATCAGCAAATTTGGTGGGCATGCCATGGCTGCAGGGCTGTCATTGCCTGAAGCCCATTTCGCGGAGTTTGCGGCGGCCTTCGATGCCGAAGTACGTCGCCAGCTGTGTGAAGACGACTTAACCGGTCGCCTACTGTCCGATGGCGCCTTGTCCATCGAAGAGTTCCACCTGCCACTGGCCAAGGAACTGCGCAATGCCGGGCCTTGGGGGCAGCACTTTCCCGAGCCGTTGTTTCATGGCGTATTCCAGCTGGTGCAGCAACGCGTGGTCGGCGAACGGCACCTCAAGGTGGTGTTGAAAAGCGAGTGCGGTAGCGTACAGCTCGATGGCATCGCCTTTGGTGTGGACCGCGAGATCTGGCCGAACCCGACCGTGCGTTGGGTGGAGCTGGCTTACAAGCTGGACGTGAATGAGTTTCGTGGGCAGGAAAGCGTGCAGCTGTTGATTGCCCATCTTAGCCCGCGCTGA
- a CDS encoding YaeQ family protein, which yields MALPSTTYKIELNLTDMDRSVYENLRFTVAKHPSETEERLAARLVGYALFYHEHLAFGRGLSDVDEPALWEKSLDDRVLHWIEVGQPDSDRITWCSRRTEKFSLVAYGNLRVWQTKALDPVRSLKNINVVALDQEALARLALDMPRSLNWSVMISDGELFVTDERGQHELPIEWLAGER from the coding sequence ATGGCCCTGCCGTCTACGACCTACAAAATCGAGTTGAACCTCACCGACATGGACCGCAGCGTCTATGAAAACCTGCGTTTCACCGTTGCCAAGCACCCGTCGGAAACCGAAGAGCGCCTGGCTGCCCGGCTGGTGGGTTATGCCTTGTTCTATCACGAGCACCTGGCGTTCGGTCGCGGTTTGTCGGATGTGGATGAACCAGCCCTGTGGGAAAAGAGCCTGGATGATCGCGTGCTGCATTGGATTGAGGTCGGGCAACCGGACAGCGACCGCATCACCTGGTGCTCGCGGCGCACTGAGAAGTTCAGCCTGGTGGCCTACGGCAACCTGCGCGTGTGGCAAACCAAGGCTCTCGACCCCGTTCGCAGCCTGAAAAACATCAATGTCGTCGCCCTCGACCAAGAAGCCTTGGCCCGTTTGGCGCTGGACATGCCGCGTTCGCTGAACTGGAGCGTGATGATCAGCGACGGCGAGCTGTTCGTCACCGATGAGCGCGGCCAGCATGAGTTGCCTATCGAGTGGCTGGCTGGCGAACGCTGA
- a CDS encoding alpha-amylase family glycosyl hydrolase, producing the protein MALRNAVQLITYPDRLGGNLSNLYSLLEQHLTDAVGGVHLLPMYPSNADGGFSPLTHMEVDPRYGDWADVERISARFDLCVDLVISHISDESPEFLDFVAKGQDSVHAELFVQVDKLGEIGLEDLAKIHIRKEKEPFRDVLLANGETCRVWCTFTERQIDLNYESPLTYQLMERYLAFLTARGVKLFRLDAFGYTTKRIGSSVAMAWRHGEHYCRLYVDLSTCQAIIDYRDPESGIEQQIRC; encoded by the coding sequence ATGGCATTGCGTAACGCGGTTCAGTTGATCACTTATCCAGATCGCTTGGGTGGCAACCTGAGTAATCTTTACAGCTTGCTTGAGCAGCACTTAACGGATGCAGTCGGTGGCGTACATCTTCTGCCGATGTATCCGTCCAATGCCGATGGTGGCTTCTCGCCGCTGACCCATATGGAGGTCGACCCGCGCTACGGCGACTGGGCCGATGTCGAGCGGATATCTGCGCGCTTCGATCTGTGCGTTGATCTGGTGATCAGCCACATTTCGGACGAGTCGCCGGAGTTTCTCGATTTTGTCGCCAAGGGTCAGGATTCAGTGCATGCCGAGCTGTTCGTTCAGGTGGACAAGCTCGGCGAGATTGGCCTGGAAGACTTGGCCAAGATTCATATCCGCAAGGAAAAAGAGCCGTTTCGCGACGTGCTGCTGGCTAATGGCGAGACCTGCCGGGTGTGGTGCACCTTCACCGAGCGACAGATCGACCTCAACTACGAATCACCGCTAACCTACCAGCTGATGGAGCGTTACCTGGCGTTTCTCACCGCGCGTGGGGTCAAGTTGTTCCGCCTGGATGCGTTCGGTTACACCACCAAGCGCATCGGTAGCAGCGTGGCCATGGCCTGGCGCCATGGCGAGCATTACTGCCGCTTGTATGTTGATCTGAGCACGTGTCAGGCGATCATTGACTACCGCGATCCTGAAAGCGGTATCGAGCAGCAAATACGCTGCTGA
- a CDS encoding phospholipase D-like domain-containing protein: MDFNRLDQQLRDSLADLRLSNEERDELRQLGSDLGPDQVRYLRNRAFALVRELVTEPANTLAALKWLEQVVKTLDSCVAPNRVEVASAHFSPGESCRRKIRDLCRQARQSVDICVYTISDDQLSSEILACHQRGIAVRVITDNEKQFDMGSDIERLRSQGVPLRIDSGPYHMHHKFALFDGRFLLNGSFNWTRSATTGNEENLLVIDHPALFADYRRVFDELWGRYADN, from the coding sequence ATGGATTTCAATCGTCTCGATCAGCAGTTGCGTGACAGCCTGGCCGATCTGCGGCTGAGCAATGAGGAGCGCGACGAGTTGCGCCAACTGGGCAGCGATTTGGGCCCGGATCAGGTGCGCTATCTGCGTAATCGCGCGTTCGCCTTGGTACGTGAGCTAGTGACCGAACCGGCCAACACGCTGGCTGCGCTGAAGTGGTTGGAACAGGTTGTTAAGACACTCGATAGCTGTGTTGCGCCGAATCGGGTGGAAGTCGCCAGTGCGCATTTCAGCCCCGGCGAAAGTTGTCGACGCAAGATTCGCGATCTTTGTCGACAGGCCCGGCAGTCGGTAGATATCTGCGTGTACACCATCTCTGACGACCAGTTGAGCAGTGAAATTCTGGCCTGCCACCAGCGCGGTATCGCAGTGCGGGTAATTACCGATAACGAAAAGCAGTTCGATATGGGCAGCGATATTGAGCGCTTGCGCAGCCAGGGTGTGCCATTACGCATCGACTCTGGGCCGTACCACATGCACCATAAATTCGCCCTGTTCGATGGCCGTTTTCTATTGAATGGCAGCTTCAACTGGACCCGTAGCGCGACCACCGGCAACGAGGAAAACCTGCTGGTAATTGACCACCCTGCGTTGTTCGCTGACTACCGTCGGGTGTTTGACGAGCTATGGGGGCGCTATGCCGATAACTGA